Below is a genomic region from Elusimicrobiaceae bacterium.
AACCCGTTTCTTTTGAAAAAAGCCCTTTCGCTCAGGCGGAAGGGCTTTTTCTTTTTAAACAACCGGCACGCCAAATTCAGAGTCAATGGGTTTTGTGCTGGTTTTTGAGTTAAGTGCAATTTTGTATGGGTTTTTTGACACCATTACGACTATTTAGCTAATGGGCAACAAGCGGTTATTTATGTTTAAGGCTAAAACCGCGCTGCCGGTGTAAAATTTCTCCCAAACGATTATCTACGGAGGTGAACCTCGCCTGTCCAGAACCGGGGTTCGGCAATTTCACGGCTGCCTGTTTTTTTGAAGGCAGAATCAAATTGTGAAAAGCTCATTTACACGGAGTTTTTTACACACTCCTATCTATACCTACTTCAACCAGTATGCAGCGCCAGGCACATTGCATAATATACGCAACAAAAAGGTTGGGCGCAGGTTGTTGCGGATTTCGCTTTAATTGCTAAGCGCCACGCAACCAGTCAGGCTTCCAAACCTTCAGCGGCTAATTTTTTCTGGCAGAGAACAGAGTTTCCGCGCAAGAACACTGTCGGCGGCAAACACCAGTTCCGGCAATTCGGAGTTTGTTACAAGAACTGTCCGGCTGTCCTGATAATAAATTTTAAGCGCGGCGGGATCATACCTGCCCGGACTGATGACACTGATGCTGCAATCGGGTTTTTTGGCGGGCGGACGGCAGTCCGGTCCCGCGCAAAAAACTTTTTCCGCCCGGAAGCGGGCCAGCAACTCCAGCGCGGGCTTTAAAACTTCTTCCCTTGCCTCAGGCGGCACGGCCGCGCTGCGGCCCGATTGCGAATACTGCCAGCCGCGTTCCGTTTTCCCTAAGGAAACAGAACCGAAATCCGACTTCACCTCCAGCCCGATTACCGCCAGCGAGGAAACCGCGATTACAGTATTGTCCGTCCAATCCGCCGCGGAACCGGCCAGATAAGCGAACGGAAATCCAGCGGCTTCGCTTACCGCGCCGTTATGCAGAATATACCAGGCGTTTCCGGTTTGCCTGCCGGCCACAAATTCCGTAAGCGGGCCGGACGGCGTGTCCGCGCGGAATTTTATGCCGCTGGACGGGTCAACGCCGAACAGCCCGAAATCCGCGGGGTTACGGCTCAGCTCCGGCGCGGCATTGGCGTATTTAAGCGCGTTAAGCATGGTGCCGACACGCCGGGTGTCGGCGGGCAGGTTTGACGGCGCCGTTATCCGCCAGCCGCCGCGCACGCGCGCCAGCCTGATTTCCCGCGCGCCCGGCCGTATAATGCTGACGGCCGTTACCGAACCGGCTCCTGCGGGATCCGCGATAAGCTGCAGCTTGTCCGGCGCTCGCCGCAGCATGAAAACCACCGAACCCGCCAGCAGAACCAACAACAGCGCAACCATCAGGCCAAGCTGCCTGCCGTTCATTTCCGGCCGCTCCCGAATTTTCGGACATTCCCGGCCCGCCGCCTGAGATTAAACCGCCAGACCGCCAAGCCCGCCAGCACCGCCAGCAACGGCGGCAGCAGGATATTGGCGTATTTCACCATGGCTTTGCCGGAAGCGGACAATTCGTCAAGCGGCGCAAAATCCGTCGCTTTGCTGCGGATCGCTATAAGCGACGGATCAAGCGCGAGCCATTCCGCGCAGTTCATGAAGAAAATATAGTTGCTGTCGGGCATTCTGAAATCCGAAACGACAAACCGGCTGGTGCCAACCACAATAATGCGGCCCTGCCCGGGCGGAGCCGGCGGTGCGGGAACAACGCCTTTTGGCGGGGCGGAAAAATAAGGCGGAAAAATACGCTGCAGGCAAACCGCAAGTGCGTAAGGCCCGTCCGGGCGGGCGGGAACCCCTTTGATAAAGTCAGTAAAAGGGCCGATATTTAGCTCCGCGAAGGCACCGGGCGTATCCCGTGTTCCGGACGCTACACCAGCGGCCAGCGGCCTGCTCCAGCTGTTGGGAGAAGATCTGGCGATGATCGTGCTGATGCCGTCTTTCGCCGTTACGCTTACTGGCGAAACAAACGGCAGAAACAGGAAATCAAGCGCGGCAACCGGCGGAAACAACCGGTCGAGCGACCCGGCCGACACCAGCGGATAATACTGCACGATATTGCGCAGCACGGCGCCGTTGTTTTTGCGCGCAACTTCCATCGGCTGGCTTTGCCTGTCCATTACCAAAGCCGACGAAACCTCCAGCCCGTAATGGGCCAGCAGGTCTTCAATGCCGGTGGGTTCGACGGGGACAGCGACAAACCCCCTGAGATTTACGTCCAGCCTGTCAAGCGCGCAGAAAAGCGAGCCGCCGCCGCTTACATACCGGTCCAGCGCATAAAGCTGCGCGGCGCTGAATTTTCTGGAAGGCGAGAGCAGGATCAGCGCGTCCGGCAGCTCTTTCGAACCTGGCTCCAGCCCCACTTCCGTCAGCTCAAACTGCGTGCGCAGCAGGCTGACAAATTC
It encodes:
- a CDS encoding DUF4340 domain-containing protein encodes the protein MNGRQLGLMVALLLVLLAGSVVFMLRRAPDKLQLIADPAGAGSVTAVSIIRPGAREIRLARVRGGWRITAPSNLPADTRRVGTMLNALKYANAAPELSRNPADFGLFGVDPSSGIKFRADTPSGPLTEFVAGRQTGNAWYILHNGAVSEAAGFPFAYLAGSAADWTDNTVIAVSSLAVIGLEVKSDFGSVSLGKTERGWQYSQSGRSAAVPPEAREEVLKPALELLARFRAEKVFCAGPDCRPPAKKPDCSISVISPGRYDPAALKIYYQDSRTVLVTNSELPELVFAADSVLARKLCSLPEKISR
- a CDS encoding GldG family protein, encoding MKRNRLFLNVTAAALLATGIFAAANLLSYNLNFRADLTRGGIYSVNPATRKLVSALPAPVVITLYVSRELPGEVAAINDYLRNILRDYEAIGSGRIKVRIVETGNDDSVAKEAVARGVVPVVFDIFAKEKYEQRNGFFGLTIQYKDKTECIPFISNADNLEYDITSRINALVNGIAKRIGFITAGGAKSLESLDPEFVSLLRTQFELTEVGLEPGSKELPDALILLSPSRKFSAAQLYALDRYVSGGGSLFCALDRLDVNLRGFVAVPVEPTGIEDLLAHYGLEVSSALVMDRQSQPMEVARKNNGAVLRNIVQYYPLVSAGSLDRLFPPVAALDFLFLPFVSPVSVTAKDGISTIIARSSPNSWSRPLAAGVASGTRDTPGAFAELNIGPFTDFIKGVPARPDGPYALAVCLQRIFPPYFSAPPKGVVPAPPAPPGQGRIIVVGTSRFVVSDFRMPDSNYIFFMNCAEWLALDPSLIAIRSKATDFAPLDELSASGKAMVKYANILLPPLLAVLAGLAVWRFNLRRRAGNVRKFGSGRK